The following coding sequences lie in one Psychrilyobacter atlanticus DSM 19335 genomic window:
- a CDS encoding MFS transporter, whose protein sequence is MSKITYEIDIASKQNKVWNKNFTLLTIGSFISMMGSYMASLAISFTVFDMTKSVFLFAMFNVAYYIPKLVITPLLGPIIDKYSRKKIVIGTDCCYCLLFFLLPVVIYFTEFSLPLYLGFNFLISLLDSVYSAAFTTLLPDTITPGKSQKAYSIDSLLGPVSQGLMAPIFLIVYNKIGLSGILIFNSITYLIVAIFECFIDVKENLIKDSKSTFLENLKEGYVYLRKEKGIYVIYMKIFFTTVTWGAIMTVMLPYFESKVNLGKDKYIILGIVMTGSRFIIGFLQSIFVTYSPENKFKIYVIINFIIDSLLLFIFISPLYGIYTIWGITGSLGIITITIRTSSIMAYIPGNMRGRLSSISLVLSNMGMLLGSFLGGFIAEKLGYITLGTLVGVLGLVVNIYYFSRYKKSLSLVFRKDL, encoded by the coding sequence ATGAGTAAAATAACATATGAAATAGATATTGCATCTAAGCAGAATAAAGTGTGGAATAAAAATTTTACATTATTAACAATTGGGTCTTTTATATCAATGATGGGAAGTTATATGGCTTCTTTGGCTATTAGTTTTACAGTTTTTGATATGACTAAATCTGTATTTTTATTTGCTATGTTTAATGTAGCATATTATATACCTAAATTAGTTATAACCCCGTTGTTGGGACCAATAATAGATAAATACAGTAGGAAAAAAATAGTAATAGGTACAGACTGCTGTTATTGTTTGTTATTTTTTTTACTGCCAGTGGTAATATACTTTACAGAATTTAGTTTGCCTTTATATCTAGGCTTTAACTTTTTGATAAGTTTATTAGATTCAGTTTATTCAGCAGCTTTTACAACACTATTACCAGATACTATAACTCCTGGAAAATCTCAAAAAGCATATTCTATAGACTCTCTTTTAGGTCCAGTTTCCCAAGGATTGATGGCTCCTATTTTCTTGATTGTATATAATAAAATAGGACTATCTGGGATATTAATCTTTAATTCGATAACTTATCTGATTGTAGCAATATTTGAATGCTTTATAGATGTGAAAGAAAATTTGATAAAAGATTCAAAATCTACATTTTTAGAAAATTTAAAGGAGGGATATGTATATTTAAGGAAGGAAAAAGGGATTTATGTTATTTATATGAAGATCTTTTTTACTACTGTTACCTGGGGTGCCATTATGACTGTTATGCTGCCTTATTTTGAGTCTAAAGTTAATTTAGGAAAGGATAAATATATTATTTTAGGAATAGTAATGACAGGGTCTAGGTTTATTATAGGATTTTTACAGTCAATATTTGTAACATACAGCCCTGAGAATAAGTTTAAAATATATGTAATAATAAATTTTATAATAGATTCATTACTTTTATTTATTTTTATATCTCCCCTATATGGTATCTATACTATATGGGGAATAACTGGAAGTTTAGGGATTATAACAATAACAATTAGAACTAGTTCAATAATGGCCTATATCCCAGGAAATATGAGGGGACGTTTATCAAGTATTTCTTTAGTTTTGAGTAATATGGGGATGTTGTTAGGATCATTTTTAGGTGGCTTTATAGCAGAAAAATTAGGTTATATAACTTTAGGCACTTTAGTAGGCGTTTTAGGACTGGTTGTAAATATTTATTATTTTTCCAGGTATAAAAAATCATTGTCTCTAGTTTTTAGAAAAGACTTATAA
- a CDS encoding LysE/ArgO family amino acid transporter: protein MNPTIIIEGFGVGAGLIIAIGSQNAFVLKKGIMKQHVFITALTCSIIDMLLIILGSMGLGTIISKTPILMISATLFGIVFLSMYGIKSFMAVFQSKSLNSEEDKEDSTSLKVTLITLLAFTLLNPHVYLDTVILLGSIGARYPIVDRTNFVIGACMASFVWFFGLAYGARFFSPLFKKDITWKILDFVIGCVMLTIVYKLFEFGISNYI, encoded by the coding sequence ATGAATCCGACTATTATTATTGAAGGTTTTGGAGTAGGAGCAGGATTGATTATTGCAATTGGTTCTCAAAATGCTTTTGTGCTTAAGAAAGGTATAATGAAGCAGCACGTCTTTATAACAGCGTTGACTTGTTCAATTATAGATATGCTTTTAATCATACTTGGATCAATGGGCTTAGGAACTATAATAAGTAAAACTCCTATACTGATGATTTCAGCAACCTTATTTGGAATAGTATTTTTATCTATGTATGGCATAAAATCTTTTATGGCTGTGTTTCAGTCAAAAAGTTTAAACTCAGAAGAAGATAAAGAAGACTCAACTTCACTTAAAGTGACACTTATAACTTTATTAGCTTTTACCTTATTAAATCCACATGTATACCTTGATACAGTTATTTTACTTGGAAGTATTGGAGCAAGGTACCCGATAGTTGATAGAACAAATTTTGTAATAGGAGCCTGTATGGCATCTTTTGTTTGGTTTTTTGGATTAGCGTATGGAGCTAGATTTTTTTCTCCTTTATTTAAAAAAGATATAACTTGGAAAATCTTAGATTTTGTAATAGGTTGTGTAATGCTGACAATTGTTTATAAATTATTTGAATTTGGTATCAGTAATTACATTTAA